In Juglans microcarpa x Juglans regia isolate MS1-56 chromosome 1S, Jm3101_v1.0, whole genome shotgun sequence, the genomic stretch TTGCGAGCATATGGAATCTCTTGCGGATCAGTCTGAGGAGGTTTTTGAGGGTTCGGCGATTAAGATAGGCGCGGAGACGAAGAAGAGGCATGGAGGGAAGGAGGAATATGGAAGTTGGGACGAAGTTGAAGAAAAGTCGGTCTTCGCTTGGAAAGCGAgcgttttttgttttacttttcgtcgagtctttgaaaaaaaaaaaaaaaattcacaatattttttaatgcttttagatattttaaataaaatcacaatattattaaacaatattttcttaatcactaaattaaaaaaaattaaattaaaattaaaattaaaaaagaaaaagaaaaaaacaatcagGCGTAATAAATgtgtctttctatttttgtgtcAGTACACCTcctattataaaattcattatactcattatctcaacttacatcatcttataatatgacaaaatagataattaaaaattatttattacatttcacttgtaaacttattatttaatgccatatcatataatgataaaaaagtgatgaaagttagaatgatgaataaattttttttccttataattgTAATATCAAAATTTTGTCAATAAATGTGCAAAGTGCGTAAAAATACAAAgacataataaaaatagatttttctcATTAACTTTGTTCGAAACGAGAGTTCAAATTTGGATGaactccattttttattttactgcctcaaatttagaaaataaaatgtgtaCCGTCCATTACGATATCAGCTCGTGTGTGTACATGTGCCTTTGTTTTATCCGTGCGAGTATCATTACTCCTTATTACCCTACAATTCTCGATTCATGCTACAATCTCCAAGTCCGATTAAACAAAGACCAAAGATACTTAAAAGCAGGACATataagctaaaaaaaaatacataaaaagggAAAGGGTTGCATTTGTTAGTGAGAGAGAGGGTGCGAAATTCAGTGACGAGATCTCATAACCGGTGTCAACACTCCTGGACAGCCTCCAGCTCTGAAAGACACAAGTAAACCCGAGTAAAAAAGCTCCTTCCATCATCTGCAATGTTTTTCCCATACCTGTTGCATCGGTTAGCCTTGCCGAATCTTTTGCCTGAACAGGAACAATCATCACGCACTTCAAAGTAACTCGTCAGTTCCTGTTAACCTAGCAAATTCACTTTCATCAATAGCTCCCCTTTTAAGCTTTTTCAGCAGGCGGTATTCTCGTGCcaaatcatcttcatcttcaattgTCTGGGCAGCACGTCTCTGTTTAGCTGTTTTCTTCCTCATGATGGTAGCTGCAGGCTTTGGGGTTTTCTTGGGCTTATCGGGTTTTGGTTCTCGCTGTTGTGCTTCTTTCTTTGCTAGCagattcttctttctttgtttctcaCGAGATTTATCTCTTGAATCATCAAAGACAGGCCATAAGCACAGGCTTAAATGGGAAATTGCAGGAAACAAAATTCATCACACTAAATGCACAAGGCATGCGGAATGACAGATTTACTGGtttcatacaaaaattataCGTGATAAAAACGAATACATTTCATATCAATAATTACTTATTTGCCAATTCTAATATGGAATAACGGTTATATTTCGGGTTGAGTAGCCTACTGTCAAAagatttcttctatttattttttcctctattttgtCCCTTCTCAGTCCCAATAGATGTTCCTAACTATGTCTTCAGTTGACATAGGTCACCAACAAAGCCAATTCTTTTCGTGAAATCACAAAACCAATAGATTAGGTTCTTTACAGAAGCAGTAGAAAGACgatccaaataataaaattcgAGGTTTCATCTTTTATTACTACCACAATTGAATTGCCTGTTGGGGacttaaaaatcatctcaaaactatttttacaaaaaatacattcatGATATGAAGAGGCCTTACTTATATTTGATCTCCTTCAGATTGATGTTTTCAGCTGGAGTAAAGCCCTCAGTTGAAAGTGAGTGGTGCTTTACTTCAGGCATTGAAGGGAGCTGCAATAGGCCATAGCCCATGGCCAATTTCCCAATTTCAAGCTCTTTCCACCTGGATAAATAAATGCTAATGATTTAATAAATAGTTAAAGACAAACAGCACTGCAGTAAAAGATGAAGGCCTGTTAGTCACCTGAAAATATAAGAGCAGTGATGCTCCTTATATGCACGAATATATGAAACAAATGCCCTGACTCCTTTCTCCATGACATCACGGTCCTTTTTCGCTGCAGACTGGATCTGAAACAAGAGTTGAATTCAGGTTGGATCAATTATCCACCAAATCAAAATCGGAAAAAATGGAGATAAAATCTAAACCCATAGAGATAGATACGAATGTTCTCTTTTGCTGTCATTGTCAGTTTTGGGAAATGTAGTCGAATTCCATATAATCAGTGCGAAGCTTGATGGACTTAACAAGAATTAGACATTCAACAAGCTTAGGATTCTAAACCTCCGCCTGGACTTTCTCATTTTGCTGCAGATAGCGCCACTCAATCCAAAGGAGTCTGTTTGCATTAAACAGGtggagactagagagagagtgGCACAAATTCATGCTTACCTGAGGAACAACATCAGGAGCCTCATCTGAGCATTTCCTCTCTACAAGAGAAACCCTTTTTATATGTAGGAATTCTACATAAGCTTCCTCCTGTAAGAATGGaactaaaaatattctcatcttaaattaaaaccaacaaatgaaaaatgaatgaaaatagagCTTAATTATCACATGGATACTGATCTAAGAATTTCACCTTTGGCAATAGAAAAACAATGGCATTTCCTTGTCTACCCATCCGGGCAGTTCGGCCGACTCTGTGTATGAAAACATCTGGGTTTTGAGGAGGATCATACTGTAAGAGCAACCAATAGATATATCACCACTTAACACCTAGCTTTAagagtaaaatttaaaagaaaaaaagaatatatcttTAAAGATAACATAGCAGATAGGCTACACCAATCTAGGTAGTTATTAAGCTACCTGCAGGATACAATCAACATCTGGAATGTCAAGTCCACGTGCTGCAAGATCAGTACATAAAAGAATACCACTTGAAAGAGCTTTAAATGAAGCTAATGCCTTTTCCCTCACAGTCTACAATCATGATAAATAAGAATATCCACAATTAGTCCATAAAATGCTACTCCTCGATATTGACTCAGTGTGCTAATATTACCTGCTTCATCTGGCCATGCAACGGGATCAAAGAGAACCCCTTCAAAACAGAAAGGCGTGGAAGAACGACTCCCCAGTAATCAACACAAGCACAAGTCATGTAATATCTACATAaggcaagaaaaataattttatgaactAACTCATTGTACTTTAATGAGGTAATGCAAACCATCATATGCTGGCATAActtacattataatttttttgacttGTTCTTGATAAGAAGATCAACAAGCTGGGATGGTTTCTTATCTGCTTCACATTCCATGTACTGCAAGAAAAATTGAGACTTCAACTTAAAACTAAGTGATTGATCAAGGACAAATAAGGACGTAACTCTTGAAGAGACATAGTAGCCAatgtaataaaatttacatggttTTTGGTATAAGTATCAGATGTTCTTATACATTTGGTTGAATGTTTCTCAATGTTCTCAATCTTAGAACATGACAGCACCACAAATCAtctatttttaaagtttatctTCAACTCCACTTAAAATGAAGTTCCAAGTAACATGACTTCATAAGGATATGGCAGTTCAGTTTCTTTTTCCCCAAAAATATAGAATAAGAAGCCATCCGGGAGAGCATCCAGTAAACTAAATGTACATACATTCTCAAACAACACCATATACACAAACACCTTCATGAACCAACTAATCGCTGATATAGTCAAAGCATCAGTCAGACAACATTAAGACTCTAAACCAACGGGTAATCCAAGTCAAAGTGCAATTTCACAAAATGGGGGTAAGTCAACTGGAAACGCAATGTACCGCGTTGTGAAGGCCTGAAGGtgtttttgaaaagttaagtTGTCCTGATGATGAAGGACCATTGACCAGCTTTGTTTCTGCCCTAACTTCAACCTTTACAGGATTCCTCAGCCCTGCTTTAGATAGCTCTTCAACCGCCTCGGTTTGAGTAGCTGAAAAAAGACCAGTTCTACGAAGCTTTGGTAAGCGAGATATAATGGAATTAATCTGCTTCTGGAACCCCATATCCAATAGCCTGTCAGCCTCATCCAAAATCAGAATCTGTACCAATCAAGAAAAATAGCATATAAACTGCACGATCATTATTCTATAGCATCTCAAGAGCACACGGTAGATATttcaaaaaagcaaaaagcaTAATCGAGTTCAGCACTAGCCAGTAGCCATGCACTGTACAGAAATAGAACATTATTGCTAGTCATTCAAAATATAACAGAAAAGTCAAAAGTAAAATTGTAGCGACACATGTTACAATCTTCCAATGCTGCTAGATGCCACAAAGGTTGCAACCCTATAGAAAAATTTAAGGTAACGTTCAGTACACATTTCAAACCCTAAAATAGCCCTTACATGATTAATAAACTAttcaacccctaggggttggctcactCCCTCAAGGCCTAAGGTTCCAATCCTCGCAAACAATTTCCAGAGGCCATCCGACTGAGAGAACTTTCCATAGATTACCCGAGTAGCATTTGCCTGTGCACCCCGGGATTAATCGAGattttgttctcggacaccctGTACCAATCAAAAACAAAACTACTCGCTGGACATTTCTACGGAATATGTCTTAAAATCCCAACTACGAATTCAGATTCTGTCATCCCAACATATAACATGGTAATAGTATCCGCGGTAAATATTGAGACGGCAAGATCAAAACTAATAATCAAGACAGTGAAGTTACTAGAACAAATACctcgaggttcctaaagtccaAGCCGTCGACGCGTTCCATGATGTCGTATATTCTGCCCGGAGTGCCGACCAATAAATTAGCTCCTtcctcttctattttcttcagGTCAGCTTTCACTTCCACTCCCCAACGAGTAACACAGACTTAAAATTTGGTAGTGTCGAAACGAAAGGCTGCGCAACATCATATATCTGCGACGATAACTCCCTGGTGGGCGAGATAATTATCCCCATTACCTGCCGGACCCAAAATTCTCTTTAATTTTCCGGATTAttctcagcaaccaaaaaaatcatttagagGAAACAATGACGAAGAAATAGAGGGAAACGAACCTGGCGGGGTTTAGGATGGGTTTTGGTTCTGCCGAGGATCTCAACGAGTGGGACCACGAAGGCTAGGGTTTTACCTGAGCCGGTGGCGGCGTCTACGGCCACGTCTTTGTAGCTGCATAGTAAGGGGATGGTGGCGGCTTGGACCGGCGTACAGAACTCGAAGCCAGCTTGGGTTAGGGCCTGTAGGACCGGGTCAGAGAGTGAAGGGTTGAGATCGGAGAAGCGCGTGTCCGTTAACGCGCTGCTACGGTTGGGTGAGTCGGAGTCCATGAGTTAGGAACAGCCGCCGTTTCTTCTTTATTGTTAGCTCGATCGTTCGAGGATACTGCGATTTTCAGTGCGCGGTTCTTGTGTTTTGCGTCTGTATATACCACTTTATAGTTTCTACcaaaatatatgtaattttccatttaattgtttattttattttttattttttttttataacaagacTAGCTTTATTCCTCTTAAAGAAAACTACAAGGCATCATGCTTAATGATATGTGAAACCACTTGAGAAAATGAGTTTTACCACACCATTAAGTCACAAAGATGCCAATAATATTTAGCCTGACGATCGGTTGCAACATTGGCCATACAACCTCTATATTGTAATACAACTTTAGGACACCTTAGTAACAGAATTCTAATCTCAAGAACTAGACTTCCCCAAATAGACATAGACTCCTCCCTTTTGTAAGGtattgcacaaccaaaagagCATCACTTTCCACTTGAAGGTCCTGAATTCTCAAAGGGAAACATAACTGTAGACCCCTCAGTACTGCCAGCAATTCCACTTCCATAGGATCAATGATCTCATGCTTGGGTTTACTAGCTGTAAATAGCACCTTCACAGTTTCATCTCGTAGTATCATCCCCACACCAGATTTGCCTTGATCATGAAACAGCGCCCCATCAACATTTAGCTTAAGACTACCAACAGGTGGGTAGAGCCAGCCACAATGAGGTTTAGAACCCATTTGCTTTTCTGCTGCTGCACACTCATATTCCTTTGCAACTGAAAGAGCATGATCTATTGCTTGTTCTGGACCTATCtacttattctaaaaaattaattggTTTTGCTATACCAAATACCTCAAGCATATAAGAATAGTCTTTCCAATTCCCCAGCTTTGTTCCTTCAAACTACTCTAtccacaatatatataaagtctGTTTGCaccacattttcttttaagaaagtTAGCTGAGAAAGCAGAACATCTTGAAGTCTAGAACAATATAGTACAACATGATTTATATGCTCTTCCTCCATGTAACACCATCTACACCTTGCATCTATCAACACTTTCTTTGCTTGTAAGTTTTTTAAAGTTGGCAAACCATTATGACAAACTCTCCATGCAAAAATCTTGACTCTATTTGGTACCTGCAATGACCAAATTCGTCTCCACATCTTCCTTTGCTCCTCTCCATATGATACCTCCCCTAATTGTCTCTCTTCTTAAGATGCTGAAAGCAACTTGTATGCACTTTGAACACTAAATATCCCATTCTTCTCAGGCTCCCATATTATAGTATCAAGTCTATTATTAGCAGGAAGTGGTAACTTGAGGACCTCATATGCTTCTCTTGGGGGTAAAAATCTTGTAATCTTTTCCATATCCCATCTCTTAGTGTTGTCATCAATAAGCTTAGAAACTGTCCATTCCATTTGTGCTTGTGAGACAGAATCTGGGACTGGGATAAGTTTGTGATGAGACAGCCAGTAATCCGTCCAAATATTTATGGCCTTACCATCACCTACCCTCCATCGACATCCTTGTAACAGTAAGGTTTTTGCCTCCCATATACCCCTTCATACATAGGAAGGTGTTGCACCTATCTTAGCATCTTTAAAACTTGTTGTTGGAAAATACTTGGCTTTAAAGATGTTAAGCAACAGTGAGTTTTCCTCCTTTAAAATCCTCCATCCTTGTTTGGCTAGAAGAGTCATGTTGAAATTGTGTAAGTCTTTAAAACCCATACCACCATGGCCTTTTGACTTGCATAGTTTTCTCCAACTTACCCATCTTAGTTTATTTTCTACATTCCTTTGACCCACCAGAACTTAACAATCAAATTCTCTAGCTCATGACACAAAGACATAGGAAGCTTAAAGCAGCTCGTAGAGTAAGTGGGAATAGATAGTGCAACAGCTTTAATAAGTACATCTTTCCCTccttgtgataagagtttttccTTCCACCCTTTTTGTTTCTGCCAAACCTTTGCCTTTATCTCAGAAAAAGCATGGTGTTTTCTTCTACCAATCAAGGATGGAAGCCCCAAATATCTGTCATACTGTTGGTGTCTTTGAACTCCCCAAAACTGCATAATTTCAATTTGCAAACTTGTAGGAATTGTCTTGCTAAAAACCATGGAAGTCTTCTCCTTGTTCACTTTTTGGCTAGATGCTTGTTCATATCTCTCCAATAAATGAAGAATATTCATGTTTGTTTGTAGGTTAGCCCTGCAAAATAAAAcactgtcatctgcaaacataAGGTGATTAACCATTGGAGCCCCTCTGCATACTCGAATTCCTTCTACTGCACCAGCCACATCAACTTGCTTTAATAGTGAAATAAGGCCCTCAGTACGTAGTAAGAATAGATAAGAGGAAATGGGATCCCCTTGCCTTATCCCTCTACTAGGAAATATTGGCCCCTTCGGTTccccattcaccaaaatagaaaatcaaacTGACTTAACACAGTGCATAATTAAGCCAATACATTTCACACCAAATCTCATTTTCAGCATCACTTTCTCAAGAAAATCCCACTCAATTCGATCATAAGTTTTGCTCATATCAAGTTTGAGTGACATAAAGCCATTCTTCCCTTGCCTCTTCCTGCTAATGAAATGCACCAGCTCATATGCAATAAGAACATTGTCAGAAATTAGCCTGCCTGGGACAAATGCACACTGAGACTTGGATATTAGATCAGGTAGAATGCTCTTTAGTTCAATTTGCAAGTACTTTAGACACTAATTTATAAACCACATTACAGAGACTTATTGGTCTAAATTCAGAAACCAATtcagctttcttttttttttggtattaagGTAACAAAAGTATGATTTAGTTGAGCAGGGAAAGTACCACTATTAAGAGCATTCAAAACAGCAGTTGTAACATCCCTACCCACAACAGACCAATACTTTTGATAAAACAAAGGGCTCATACCATCTGGTCCAGGTGCTTTGGTGGGATGCATTTCCTTGAGGGCAACTTCTACTTCTTCAACAACAAAGCCCCTTTCAAGCTTTTCCTTCATCTCAGTAGTTATCCTTCCCCTCAAACTATCAAGAAATTGTAGGTTGCCTCTATCCTCTGAAGCAGTAAAGATATCttgaaaataatcaataatCACTTGATCTCTAGCTTCATCCACCTGCCAATTTCCCAAGGAGTCACGTATACCCATAATCAAGTTTCTTGCCCTTCTCTGTGAAGCCTTATggtgaaagaaaaaagtatttttatccCCTTCTGTTAGCCATAAAACTCTTGATCTTTGCTTCCACATTATCTCACCCCTTTCTAACCACTTATGCACCTTTGCACGTGcctttttttatctcatcttggTTATGTCCCCTTGGGCCAGACTCTTGGAGTAAATGTAACTGCAATTTTGCCTTCTTCAGATTCTTTTGGACATTGCCAAAACTTCTTCTATTCCAAGAGACTAATTGCTCTCCGCATCTTTTAATTTGGCTCATCACACCCTCCATACTTCTACCTCCATCACTCCCCCTCCATGCATTAgctataacatttttataacaTGCATCTTCCACCCACATAGCTTCAAAGCGAAATAACTTCTTCCTGCTTCTTTGTGGTACTTCATACTGTAAATGCATGGTAATAGGGACATGATCAGAGTAAGCTGCACTACCATGTCTTACAGAAGCCATTGGGAATATTGAACTCCATTTCAGATTTGCTAAACAACGATCCAATCTCTCACTGATGCAAAAAGCAGGTTCCCTTTTATTACACCAGGTGAATAGTGTACCATGAAATCCCACATCCAACAATTCACAATCATCCATCATCTCTCTAAAATCCTGCATTTGTTTTTCTGATCTCCTCCTCCCCCCACACTTCTCATTAGAACTCagtatctcattaaaatctcccatcAATAGCCATCCTTCATCTATTGGTACCTTGAGAGATCTCAATAAGTTCTAGGTCTCCTGTCTTTTACTTGCTTCAGGATTGCCATACACTCCAGTAAAAAACCATAGTTCTGAAGATGCAGTTAGATCTTGGATAGAAGCTTGAATGTGATATCGGGAGAAATTCTGTATAATCACAGTAATCTCCTGCTTCCAAAATAAGGTAATACCTCCATTTTTTCCTTCACTACTAACAGACAAACAATTTTCAAACCCCAAACGATATTTCAATCTTGTCATCACCTTCTCATGTAGTCTAGTCTCTTGTAAGAACAAGACTTTGGGATCTTCCTCTCTAACTAAATCAGAGAGGGCTCGAACTCCCTTGGGTTCCGAACTCCCCTGGGTTCCGAACTccccgtgggttcccaagcccacgagaGTTCTAACTTAGGAGCTTCATTGGGGTCGGCAGGGCTGTTCAACAGCCATTGCCGATGTCATATGTGTTTGGTCTTCATCCAAACAGAAGGCATCTGAATCCTTTTGAACATTCCTTTCAGCTAGTTCTATTATCCTTCTACTTTCCCCCATTCGAGTAGAGATACCACTCACTGAATCTTTTAAAGCTCGTTTAGTACCCAAGCTCAATGGTTGAGTAGAGACAGACTGATTTGGTTTACGAGCACGCTTCTTCCAAGTATTTCTTGAGGTCTGTAAAGTTTTCTAGGCCAAAAACTCTATGTGGACTTGGGCCTGTGGAGAGCCCATCTCACTGAGCCGTTCCTTCCCATTATTCAAAATGCCATTAAAACCGTTAACTTCCACCAAATCCAGCATTATCCTCACATTTTCCATCTGTGATTTctccttttcatttaatttaggAATCTCAACTGACTTGCTCGGATCCCTCCGTAATACTAGAGGCATATCTCCTACATTCCCGCTTCCAATAACAGATTGTTCGGAGAATGATCCACAGTTACATTTTGAATTATCATCCACCTTATCACCACCGTCCTCCACCGCCTGATTCCCCATCTCTGGCTGTACCTTCTTCCATGTCGAACTGCTTCCAGACGAGGCAAACGTCTTGAATTTTTGACCTCCTGCTTCTGCCCGCAACTAACTACCAAACTGTTTGCTACCTGTTGCCATAGCAGATGAAGATGGGCACCCTGATTTATCATGAATCACACGCCCACACTACATGCAGAACCTGGGGAGTTTTTCATACTAAATTGGAATCCATGTCTTCACATCCTGCAACATCACCGTTCGACCCCTCGCCAATGGCTTCGTTAAGTCTAATAAGATTCTCACCCGCAGGGAATAACCCCACCCACATCATCAGTATCAACTTCAACAGCCTCCACCACACCTAGAGAACTCTCTATCTTTGTTCCGAAGTCTTTGGACATCCCAACCAGTGGTAAGTTATGGAATTGGACCCACATAGATGCCATATCAGAAGACATATTGCTGAGTGGAGTATACCTATCGAATGCATTCATCACAAACATATTACCATAAAAAAAGCCAAGGCCTCCCATTCACCACTCGATTTTTATCGGCATGAGTGGCAAATGTGATGATAAAAGTGTTCTGCCCCATCTTAGTGAAAGTGGCTGGTTTGCTTAGTCGCCAAACCTTGGCCATAGTAGACTCCACCGCCCGTTTCCCAATCTGTCTCTCAGACCAGATCTTCCCAATTAAGCTTTGATCTCCTTTCTTTAGGACTTCTGTGATTCATTCCCCCTCAATAACAATAGcgtcctcttcttcttcattcaaTTGTAAATTCTCTCACATCTCCTTAAGTTTTTCCATAGTTGCACAATTCGCCAAAACTAATATGTTTAGTTTTTccataattgtttattttggcaTTACTAATATGGTTATCACTTTTTCTGGGgcaacaaattaatatatattaatgaaattttttatttataaaattatttatattttataatataaattttaaattttaaattttataaatcaaattttactacATAAATAGTATGTTTTATTAACcagtttaataataaaataactcaataataaatagagaGGGTTATAAACTAAATAGTTATCCCAATTAAATTTCAcctacctataaaaaaaggagattaaattttgaaaatatgtcaTCAGGTTAACGAGCTTAATAAGAATGCTCTTTGGGCTCATAGCCTATGAGAAGGCCCACTTCggttgatagtttttttttcgtTGTAGTCCAAAGGCCCATGccaattttgtgatttttttagcTTCGTTTATTTTACAAAGGCTAATGCTACGGAGCCCGATTCCGGTTTTCTTTGCCCGATtgggctttttttatttttattttttattttaacttagtgattaggaaaatattttttaataatattgtgaatttttttatttttttaaaaatatttaaaagtgttaaaaattgatgtaaaaaatattttaaagaatttttgattttttttttcacatcattttttttaacacttttaaatatttttaaaaaaataaaaaaatgcatattttcttaatcactaaataaaaaataaactaaaaataaataaaatgcccaaTCGGGAATATTATAGATCGCTTCAGTAATTATAGATTAGTCTCTATGAACTCTTTGGAATGAAGTAAAACTCATATCCACTGACATTTTTTACTGGGCGATTCAAAGGATAATATGAATTATAGATCGCTTTGGTAAGACATGTCACTAATAAGCTAAATAACATAAATGACGGTATAACTATTGAGAGTGGTGGTCATATACTGAATTCGAATCTAAATTTACTTAGATCAGGCGTggtttaaataaatgaaaaaaaaaaaaaaaaggataaaagagAAGATAA encodes the following:
- the LOC121246608 gene encoding LOW QUALITY PROTEIN: DEAD-box ATP-dependent RNA helicase 18-like (The sequence of the model RefSeq protein was modified relative to this genomic sequence to represent the inferred CDS: inserted 1 base in 1 codon; substituted 1 base at 1 genomic stop codon) → MDSDSPNRSSALTDTRFSDLNPSLSDPVLQALTQAGFEFCTPVQAATIPLLCSYKDVAVDAATGSGKTLAFVVPLVEILGRTKTHPKPRQVMGIIISPTRELSSQIYDVAQPFVSTLPNFKSVLLVXGVEVKADLKKIEEEGANLLVGTPGRIYDIMERVDGLDFRNLEILILDEADRLLDMGFQKQINSIISRLPKLRRTGLFSATQTEAVEELSKAGLRNPVKVEVRAETKLVNGPSSSGQLNFSKTPSGLHNAYMECEADKKPSQLVDLLIKNKSKKLXCKYYMTCACVDYWGVVLPRLSVLKGFSLIPLHGQMKQTVREKALASFKALSSGILLCTDLAARGLDIPDVDCILQYDPPQNPDVFIHRVGRTARMGRQGNAIVFLLPKEEAYVEFLHIKRVSLVERKCSDEAPDVVPQIQSAAKKDRDVMEKGVRAFVSYIRAYKEHHCSYIFRWKELEIGKLAMGYGLLQLPSMPEVKHHSLSTEGFTPAENINLKEIKYKDKSREKQRKKNLLAKKEAQQREPKPDKPKKTPKPAATIMRKKTAKQRRAAQTIEDEDDLAREYRLLKKLKRGAIDESEFARLTGTDELL